One window of Hymenobacter sp. BRD128 genomic DNA carries:
- a CDS encoding alpha/beta hydrolase fold domain-containing protein — protein MKLLLRFLTVLLLLASPGLASAQLAPADTTGGRYYQPVFATVTVTSGVAYATAPTYRGTSQTLTMDIYQPAGDTVKRRPLIIFAHQGGFLVGSKTDAYMVAICTRMARLGYVAASIDYRLGFPLTGLAQPADTAGVAQAAIRGMQDMRAAVRFFRSDAATTKAYRVYSNYIVVGGSSAGAFMALETGYLDKPSEVPAYAGLAALGGIEGTGGNGGYSSAVAAVLNLSGATESPSIIEAGNAPLCSVHGTADATVPYLQGRIGGGLPPKYVYGSGRLNPRATAVGVRNTLRRFSKAPHIPFESNAAYADTTFWTIRDFLRPLLRLSGTPLAVRAASAASLSALAYPTPARDAVQLALPTNWRELGDAQLLDMTGRVLRQFTPQAQQVQLARGSLSAGIYLLKFAGYAPARVLFE, from the coding sequence ATGAAACTACTTCTCCGCTTCCTGACGGTCCTTTTACTGCTGGCTAGCCCGGGGCTGGCCTCGGCCCAGCTAGCCCCCGCCGACACCACGGGCGGGCGCTACTACCAGCCGGTGTTTGCCACTGTCACGGTGACCAGCGGCGTGGCTTATGCCACGGCCCCTACTTACCGCGGCACTTCGCAAACGCTCACAATGGACATCTACCAGCCGGCCGGCGACACCGTGAAACGGCGGCCGCTCATCATTTTCGCCCACCAGGGGGGGTTTCTGGTAGGCTCAAAAACCGACGCGTACATGGTGGCCATCTGCACCCGCATGGCGCGGCTGGGCTACGTGGCGGCCAGCATCGACTACCGCCTGGGCTTCCCGCTCACGGGCCTTGCGCAGCCGGCCGATACGGCGGGCGTGGCCCAGGCCGCCATCCGGGGCATGCAGGATATGCGCGCCGCCGTGCGCTTCTTTCGCAGCGATGCGGCCACCACTAAAGCTTACCGTGTATACAGCAACTACATCGTGGTGGGCGGCTCATCAGCCGGCGCCTTCATGGCTTTGGAAACCGGTTACTTAGACAAACCCAGCGAAGTGCCTGCCTACGCAGGGCTAGCCGCGCTGGGCGGCATTGAGGGTACTGGTGGCAACGGCGGCTACAGCAGCGCCGTGGCCGCCGTGCTCAACCTGAGCGGCGCCACCGAAAGCCCCAGCATCATCGAGGCCGGCAATGCCCCGCTGTGCAGCGTGCACGGCACAGCCGATGCCACAGTGCCTTACCTGCAGGGGCGCATTGGCGGCGGGCTGCCACCCAAGTACGTATATGGCAGCGGCCGCCTGAACCCGCGCGCTACGGCCGTGGGTGTCCGCAACACTCTGCGCCGCTTCAGCAAGGCGCCGCATATTCCCTTTGAGAGCAATGCGGCGTATGCTGATACCACGTTCTGGACCATTCGCGATTTTTTACGGCCCTTGCTGCGATTATCGGGCACGCCGCTGGCAGTGCGGGCGGCCAGTGCCGCCAGCCTTAGTGCGCTAGCTTACCCCACGCCCGCCCGCGACGCGGTACAACTGGCCCTGCCCACTAATTGGCGGGAACTGGGCGATGCACAATTGCTTGACATGACTGGCCGCGTGTTGCGCCAGTTTACGCCGCAGGCACAACAAGTGCAGCTCGCGCGGGGCAGCTTGTCGGCTGGTATCTACTTGCTCAAATTTGCCGGATATGCGCCGGCGCGCGTGCTATTTGAGTGA
- a CDS encoding SusC/RagA family TonB-linked outer membrane protein, producing the protein MKRRLLITFLLLITAFQIALAQTKTVSGKVTDQKTGEGLPGVTVLVKGTTNGISTNADGNFSLTVPADGGTLVFSSVGMATQERVIGTNTQINIALAQDTRELSEVVVTALGIAKDKRTLGYATQEVQGNQLAAKSEPNVVNALQGKVSGVNITGSSGLAGSSTNINIRGITSLTQSNQPLVVVDGVPISNDTDRTNGGAAGTLYGAQTSNRLADIDPENVANISILKGPAAAALYGSRAASGAILITTKSGANVNKKLEVNVNSGVNLQTVLGLPDFQNTYGQGSLGVNTTAGGLGNIFTGRSTSWGPAFGTTPTLANGLLLTNGTNLPYQAYPDNIRNFFKTGVLLTNGVQLAGNNGTSNFSLNVNDTHQTGITASSNLDRINAQLAGASTLQNKIRITGSVNFSQTDQLAPQTGNGGSAFGTLGAVPRSFDLQNQPYQTALGANIYFPGSDNPNFNLANSNTSSSVTRFINVATIGYEFTPWLSVLYRAGLDTYNDRRKQIAALSSARNPTGLIFEDNIQYTEFTGDLLITAKKENFFLDKLNATLLVGQQTNQRVRNEQYVSGVSLSLPGFYNLSNAANFNGSGDGAGNGTFKRRTLGYFGQLSLAYNNYLFLEATARVDQTSTLPVAHNTYLYPSLAASFVFTDAFKISSDFFSYGKIRANIAQVGRDAPPYQIATYYTQAGQGNNVANVTYPFNGLVGFTPSSTLGGGDQLKPEFTRSFEVGANVGFFNNRLTLDATYYTTASTQLILPVTLPGTTGYGSFYTNAGRLENKGLEFLATITPVKAASGFSWDITANYTRNRNLVVSIYPGVTSSSIPGSAFIGSVPSYVVGQPYGVILGQKKATAPDGQYLINGQTGLWVPELSSQQTANPNINWQGGVTNTFAYKGLTFSFLIDAIVGGDILSFTQAAYRNAGMLKETGQNRDQPRIIPGVIAVTNPDGTTSYRPNNIQIDAQSYWSNQGLQSDLNIFDGTHYTLREVSLSYALPKGLLEHTPFGNVSFSLSGRNLFYYAPNANFFPEVNTQGAGNIRGLDLQGPPSVRSYGAYLRFSL; encoded by the coding sequence ATGAAAAGACGCTTACTTATAACCTTTCTGCTACTGATAACGGCGTTCCAGATTGCTCTGGCCCAGACCAAGACAGTATCGGGAAAGGTTACGGACCAGAAAACCGGCGAGGGCCTGCCGGGAGTAACGGTGCTCGTGAAGGGTACTACAAATGGTATTTCTACCAATGCCGATGGCAACTTTTCGCTGACGGTACCGGCAGATGGGGGTACCCTTGTCTTCTCCTCGGTAGGTATGGCTACCCAGGAGCGCGTAATTGGTACAAATACGCAGATTAACATAGCGCTGGCGCAGGATACCCGGGAATTGAGCGAAGTAGTAGTAACTGCGCTTGGCATTGCTAAGGACAAACGCACGCTGGGCTACGCCACCCAGGAAGTACAAGGTAATCAGCTAGCTGCCAAATCGGAGCCCAATGTGGTGAATGCCTTGCAAGGCAAGGTTTCGGGAGTAAACATTACGGGTTCCAGCGGCTTGGCCGGCTCTTCTACCAACATCAACATCCGGGGTATTACGTCGCTAACGCAAAGCAATCAGCCGCTGGTGGTGGTAGATGGTGTGCCAATTAGCAATGATACTGACCGTACCAACGGCGGTGCGGCCGGTACGCTGTACGGGGCGCAAACCTCCAACCGACTGGCCGATATTGACCCGGAGAACGTAGCCAACATCAGTATTTTGAAAGGACCGGCAGCCGCTGCACTTTACGGTTCACGGGCCGCCTCGGGAGCTATTCTGATTACGACTAAGTCGGGGGCCAACGTCAACAAAAAGCTAGAAGTGAATGTGAATTCGGGTGTCAACCTGCAGACGGTACTCGGACTTCCTGATTTTCAGAACACCTACGGTCAGGGCAGCCTCGGCGTGAATACTACGGCAGGTGGCCTGGGTAATATCTTCACCGGCAGGTCGACCTCCTGGGGTCCCGCCTTTGGCACTACGCCTACCCTGGCTAACGGTTTGTTGCTCACCAACGGTACTAACCTACCCTACCAAGCATACCCCGATAACATCCGTAATTTCTTCAAAACGGGCGTGTTGCTGACTAATGGCGTGCAGCTGGCCGGTAATAACGGGACTTCCAACTTCTCGCTCAACGTCAACGACACGCACCAGACGGGTATTACCGCCTCGTCAAACCTGGACCGCATCAACGCGCAGCTAGCTGGGGCCTCTACTCTTCAGAATAAGATTCGCATTACGGGCTCGGTTAACTTCTCGCAAACCGACCAACTGGCTCCGCAGACGGGCAACGGCGGTAGCGCCTTCGGTACGCTAGGCGCAGTTCCCCGCAGCTTCGACCTGCAGAACCAGCCCTACCAAACTGCCCTGGGTGCTAACATCTATTTTCCAGGGTCGGATAACCCGAACTTCAACCTGGCCAACAGCAATACGTCGAGCAGTGTAACCCGCTTCATCAACGTGGCTACTATCGGGTACGAGTTCACCCCGTGGCTGAGCGTACTCTACCGGGCTGGTCTGGATACCTATAATGACCGTCGTAAGCAGATTGCTGCGCTTAGCTCGGCGCGTAACCCCACCGGTCTGATTTTTGAAGACAATATTCAGTACACTGAATTTACCGGTGACCTGTTGATTACGGCTAAGAAGGAGAATTTCTTCCTCGACAAGCTGAACGCTACGCTACTGGTGGGGCAGCAAACCAACCAGCGCGTGCGCAATGAGCAGTACGTATCGGGGGTTTCGCTGTCGCTGCCTGGCTTCTACAACCTCAGCAACGCGGCCAACTTCAACGGTAGCGGCGATGGCGCTGGCAACGGTACTTTCAAGCGCCGCACCCTAGGCTATTTCGGGCAGCTCTCGTTGGCCTATAATAACTATTTGTTCCTGGAAGCAACCGCGCGCGTTGACCAGACCTCGACTTTGCCTGTTGCGCACAACACGTATCTGTATCCCTCCCTCGCGGCGAGCTTCGTGTTCACGGATGCCTTTAAAATCAGCTCTGACTTTTTCTCCTACGGGAAGATTCGGGCCAACATCGCCCAGGTAGGCCGCGATGCGCCTCCTTATCAGATTGCCACTTACTACACGCAGGCAGGTCAGGGCAATAATGTGGCTAACGTAACTTATCCGTTTAACGGCTTGGTTGGCTTTACCCCGAGCTCTACGCTAGGCGGCGGCGACCAGCTTAAGCCGGAGTTTACCCGCTCATTTGAAGTGGGGGCAAACGTAGGCTTCTTCAACAACCGGCTTACCCTGGACGCTACGTACTACACGACGGCCAGCACCCAGCTGATTCTGCCCGTTACGCTCCCCGGTACGACCGGCTACGGCAGCTTCTATACCAACGCGGGCCGTCTGGAAAACAAGGGCCTTGAGTTCTTGGCTACCATCACGCCCGTGAAAGCTGCTTCGGGTTTCTCGTGGGATATCACGGCCAACTACACGCGCAACCGCAACCTGGTCGTGTCGATTTACCCCGGCGTTACCAGCTCGTCGATTCCGGGCAGTGCATTTATTGGCTCGGTACCTTCGTACGTAGTAGGACAGCCTTATGGCGTTATTCTGGGCCAGAAAAAAGCAACTGCTCCGGATGGTCAGTACCTGATAAACGGCCAGACGGGCCTGTGGGTGCCCGAGCTTAGCTCGCAGCAGACGGCCAATCCCAACATCAACTGGCAGGGCGGTGTAACCAACACCTTCGCCTATAAAGGCCTGACATTCTCTTTCCTGATTGATGCCATTGTGGGCGGCGACATTCTGTCCTTCACGCAGGCGGCCTACCGCAATGCCGGGATGCTGAAAGAAACCGGCCAGAACCGGGACCAGCCGCGCATCATTCCCGGGGTGATTGCGGTAACTAACCCCGACGGTACTACCTCGTACCGGCCCAACAACATTCAGATAGACGCGCAGAGCTACTGGAGCAACCAAGGCTTGCAAAGCGACCTGAACATCTTCGATGGCACGCACTATACCCTGCGCGAAGTATCGCTGAGCTACGCGTTGCCCAAGGGCCTGCTGGAGCATACTCCCTTCGGCAACGTTTCTTTCTCTCTGTCTGGCCGTAACCTGTTCTACTACGCACCCAATGCTAACTTCTTCCCCGAAGTGAATACCCAGGGTGCCGGCAACATTCGGGGGCTCGACCTACAGGGTCCGCCAAGCGTTCGCAGCTATGGCGCCTACCTGCGGTTCTCCCTCTAA
- a CDS encoding SusD/RagB family nutrient-binding outer membrane lipoprotein, protein MLALAALAAVSCSPNKFLDVNVSPNNVSAVPPNVQLPTITVGTAFVVGNTLGRDADLFIQHYAGINNQPFTEDRYVITGNYDNEWRSDLYGTDLIGAQTLITSTQATSPAYAGIAKLIKAYDFALATDLWGDIPYSQALQGLGNIHPGFDKQQDIYEGATGIQSLFDLVREGMADLDKPSALMPGADDLVYNGNLAKWKKVGNMLLLKFANTVSRKDPALATKVINEVLAKGADGSAAINANADDFAVPFGASVGNTSPFYSYNVTNRPDDQMASTRFLDSLAAYNDPRLPQYFTTTPANPTPTETTSFGKFTGFENGSNSTPPARDPDPTKTLRSVYGPYVLNGKSGAGSAPIRLLTNFQRAFILAESAIMLKTAGDANALYQEGIRRSMEETGLSTTVIDAYFAANPAIVTLSGSDAHKVNQIIRQKWTAWVGNGYEAYNDYRRTGYPSLKPALNVTITPTIPQRLLYPPSEIQANADNVPKALITDKVWWASY, encoded by the coding sequence ATGCTTGCTCTTGCCGCCCTGGCGGCCGTAAGCTGCTCCCCAAATAAGTTTCTGGACGTTAACGTTAGCCCAAACAACGTGAGCGCCGTTCCGCCTAACGTGCAGTTGCCGACAATTACTGTTGGTACCGCTTTTGTGGTAGGTAATACCCTGGGCCGGGATGCGGACCTGTTCATTCAGCACTACGCCGGTATTAACAACCAGCCGTTTACAGAGGACCGCTACGTTATCACTGGCAACTACGACAACGAGTGGCGGAGCGATTTGTACGGCACCGACCTGATTGGCGCGCAGACACTGATTACGAGTACTCAGGCCACCAGCCCGGCCTATGCGGGTATTGCCAAGCTTATCAAAGCCTACGATTTTGCGTTGGCCACCGACCTCTGGGGCGACATTCCGTACTCGCAGGCGTTGCAGGGACTAGGTAATATCCACCCGGGATTTGACAAGCAACAGGATATCTACGAGGGTGCAACCGGAATTCAAAGCCTGTTTGACCTGGTGCGAGAAGGCATGGCTGACCTTGACAAGCCGAGCGCATTAATGCCCGGTGCCGATGACCTCGTGTATAACGGTAATCTTGCCAAATGGAAGAAAGTCGGCAATATGCTGCTGCTAAAGTTTGCCAATACGGTGAGCCGCAAAGACCCGGCCCTGGCTACCAAAGTCATCAACGAAGTTCTGGCTAAGGGTGCCGATGGCAGCGCGGCCATTAATGCCAATGCCGATGATTTTGCCGTGCCTTTTGGCGCTTCAGTAGGAAATACGAGTCCGTTCTATTCGTATAACGTGACGAACCGGCCCGACGACCAGATGGCTAGCACGCGCTTTCTGGATTCGCTGGCAGCCTACAATGACCCCCGCCTGCCCCAGTATTTCACCACTACGCCGGCTAACCCAACCCCGACCGAAACAACGTCATTCGGCAAGTTTACGGGCTTCGAAAATGGTAGCAATAGTACGCCACCGGCCCGCGACCCCGACCCAACGAAAACGCTCCGCTCGGTTTACGGACCATATGTGCTGAATGGTAAGTCAGGGGCAGGGTCGGCTCCGATACGCTTACTCACTAATTTCCAGCGGGCCTTCATTCTAGCCGAGTCGGCCATAATGCTGAAGACAGCGGGCGATGCTAATGCGCTCTATCAGGAGGGTATTCGCCGGTCGATGGAGGAAACCGGCCTGTCAACAACCGTTATAGATGCCTATTTCGCCGCCAACCCGGCCATTGTAACGCTATCTGGCAGCGACGCGCACAAGGTGAACCAGATTATTCGCCAGAAGTGGACCGCCTGGGTGGGTAATGGCTACGAAGCCTACAACGACTACCGTCGCACGGGCTATCCGAGCCTGAAACCAGCCCTGAACGTTACGATTACCCCGACCATACCGCAACGCTTGCTGTATCCGCCATCTGAGATACAGGCTAATGCTGACAATGTCCCAAAGGCCTTAATCACGGATAAGGTTTGGTGGGCTTCCTATTAG
- the metX gene encoding homoserine O-acetyltransferase: protein MSALLFSLPDPFLLESGEVLTGARVAYRTWGQLNATRDNVVWVCHALTANADVLDWWPGLFGEGCFFDPADWFIVCANVLGSCYGSTCPLDPDPATELGRFQAFPLLTIRDLVAAHEALRQELGLGYIHTLIGGSLGGQQALEWAASHPEAIGHLAVIATSARHSAWGIAFNEAQRLAIEADATYHENRPGGGDAGLAAARAVALLSYRSYEAYGSTQTEPTNDVLRDFRASSYQRYQGNKLVARFDAYSYVVLTRAMDSHNLGRGRGGVAAALATIRARTLVLGITSDVLFPLSEQQAIAEGIPGAVYGELDSSFGHDGFLLETGKITQALEAFYAAALAE from the coding sequence ATGTCTGCTTTATTGTTCTCCTTACCCGACCCATTTCTCCTGGAAAGCGGCGAGGTGCTGACCGGCGCGCGGGTTGCCTACCGCACCTGGGGGCAGCTCAACGCCACCCGCGATAACGTGGTGTGGGTGTGCCACGCCCTCACGGCCAATGCCGACGTGCTCGACTGGTGGCCGGGGCTGTTTGGAGAAGGCTGTTTTTTTGACCCGGCCGACTGGTTTATCGTGTGCGCCAATGTATTGGGGTCGTGCTACGGCAGTACCTGCCCGCTCGACCCCGACCCCGCCACCGAGCTCGGGCGCTTTCAGGCATTTCCGCTGCTCACCATCCGCGACCTGGTGGCCGCCCACGAGGCGCTGCGCCAAGAGTTGGGGCTAGGGTACATTCACACGCTCATCGGCGGCTCGCTGGGCGGGCAGCAGGCGCTGGAATGGGCGGCCAGCCACCCCGAAGCTATTGGCCATCTAGCAGTTATTGCTACCAGCGCCCGGCACTCGGCCTGGGGCATTGCCTTTAATGAGGCGCAGCGGCTAGCCATCGAGGCCGATGCCACCTACCACGAAAACCGGCCCGGCGGCGGCGATGCCGGCCTAGCGGCGGCCCGCGCCGTGGCGCTGCTCAGCTACCGCAGTTACGAGGCCTACGGCAGTACCCAGACCGAGCCGACCAACGACGTCTTACGCGACTTTCGGGCCAGCTCTTACCAGCGCTACCAGGGCAATAAGCTCGTGGCCCGCTTCGACGCCTACAGCTACGTGGTGCTCACGCGGGCCATGGATTCGCATAACCTGGGCCGGGGCCGGGGCGGCGTGGCGGCGGCGCTGGCCACCATTCGGGCGCGCACGCTGGTGCTGGGCATTACCTCCGATGTGCTCTTCCCACTCAGCGAGCAGCAGGCCATTGCCGAGGGCATTCCGGGGGCAGTGTACGGAGAGTTGGATTCGAGCTTCGGTCACGACGGATTTTTGCTCGAAACGGGTAAAATCACGCAGGCCTTGGAGGCATTTTATGCAGCAGCGCTGGCCGAATAG
- a CDS encoding O-acetylhomoserine aminocarboxypropyltransferase/cysteine synthase family protein: MATQNLHFETLQLHAGQQPDPTTGSRAVPIHQTTSYVFKNAEHGANLFALKEFGNIYTRLMNPTTDVFEQRIAALEGGVAALAVGSGQAAQFIALNNILQPGDNIVSSSYLYGGTYNQFKVAFKRLGIEARFADGDDADSIEALIDGKTRAIYLETIGNPSFSVPDFERVAAVAKKHDLPLVVDNTFGAGGFLFQPLKHGADIVVESATKWIGGHGTSVGGVIVDGGTYDFGNGKYPQFTEPSEGYHGLVFNDVFGKNGPFGNIAFIIRARVEGLRDFGPAISPFNSFLLLQGLETLSLRVERTVENALKIAQWLEQHPQVAHVNYPGLASSPHHATAAKYLKRGFGGVLSFALHGSKDTATALIDNLKLISHLANVGDAKTLIIQPSATTHQQLSEQEQLASGVTPTLLRLSVGIEHFEDIKADLKQALAAAAATAPKGTDEATDTIPEPEPEHAQPLEV; the protein is encoded by the coding sequence ATGGCCACTCAAAACCTGCACTTTGAAACCCTGCAACTCCACGCCGGCCAGCAGCCCGACCCCACCACTGGCTCGCGCGCAGTGCCCATTCACCAGACCACCAGCTATGTATTCAAGAACGCGGAGCACGGCGCTAATCTATTCGCGCTGAAGGAGTTTGGTAATATTTATACCCGCCTGATGAACCCCACCACCGACGTATTCGAGCAGCGCATTGCCGCGCTCGAAGGTGGCGTGGCGGCCCTGGCCGTGGGCTCGGGCCAGGCGGCGCAGTTCATTGCCCTGAACAACATCCTGCAGCCCGGCGATAATATTGTGTCGAGCTCCTACCTCTACGGCGGCACCTACAACCAGTTTAAGGTGGCTTTCAAGCGCTTAGGCATAGAAGCGCGCTTTGCCGACGGCGACGATGCCGACAGCATTGAGGCGCTGATTGACGGCAAGACCCGCGCTATTTACCTCGAAACCATTGGCAACCCGAGCTTTAGCGTGCCCGATTTTGAGCGCGTGGCGGCCGTGGCCAAAAAGCACGACTTGCCGCTGGTAGTCGACAACACCTTTGGCGCGGGTGGCTTCCTGTTTCAACCCCTCAAGCACGGCGCCGATATTGTGGTGGAATCGGCCACGAAGTGGATTGGCGGCCACGGCACCAGCGTAGGCGGCGTGATTGTGGATGGTGGCACCTACGACTTCGGCAACGGCAAATACCCGCAGTTTACCGAGCCTAGCGAAGGCTACCACGGCCTGGTTTTCAACGATGTATTTGGGAAGAATGGGCCGTTTGGCAACATTGCCTTCATCATCCGCGCTCGGGTAGAAGGCCTGCGTGATTTCGGTCCGGCCATTAGTCCCTTCAACTCCTTCCTGCTGCTGCAAGGCCTCGAAACCCTGAGCCTGCGCGTGGAGCGCACCGTCGAGAATGCCCTCAAAATAGCCCAGTGGCTAGAGCAGCATCCGCAGGTGGCACACGTGAATTACCCTGGGCTAGCCAGCAGCCCGCACCACGCCACGGCCGCCAAGTACCTGAAGCGCGGCTTCGGCGGCGTGCTATCGTTTGCCCTGCACGGCAGCAAAGACACGGCCACGGCCCTAATTGATAACCTCAAGCTAATCAGCCACCTGGCTAACGTGGGCGATGCCAAGACGCTCATCATTCAGCCTTCGGCCACTACGCACCAGCAGCTGAGCGAGCAGGAGCAGCTCGCCTCGGGCGTGACGCCCACGCTGCTGCGCCTATCGGTGGGCATCGAGCATTTTGAGGACATCAAAGCCGACCTGAAGCAGGCACTGGCGGCCGCCGCTGCCACCGCGCCGAAGGGCACGGATGAGGCGACCGATACGATTCCGGAGCCCGAGCCGGAGCACGCCCAGCCGCTGGAAGTATAA
- a CDS encoding LysM peptidoglycan-binding domain-containing protein: MGLLDFLNNEGDKKPAAPAQPAAGGTDFFGNSNAANTANSAAAGTSYTVVSGDSLSKIAKNHYGDAAKWHQIYEANKAIIGSNPDHIEVGQELTLPSI, from the coding sequence ATGGGCCTGCTCGATTTTTTGAATAATGAGGGTGATAAAAAGCCCGCTGCACCGGCGCAGCCGGCCGCTGGTGGCACCGATTTTTTCGGCAACAGCAATGCTGCCAACACCGCTAATTCTGCTGCCGCCGGCACCAGCTATACGGTAGTAAGCGGTGATTCGCTCTCCAAAATTGCTAAAAACCACTACGGCGACGCCGCTAAATGGCACCAGATATACGAGGCCAATAAGGCCATCATCGGCTCTAACCCCGACCACATAGAAGTGGGCCAGGAGTTAACCCTACCTAGTATCTAG
- a CDS encoding lipocalin family protein encodes MNLSTVSFRAYFTSLLSALAVLFVVSSCGGGDKGKVEDAATLYGSGSKTWVTDKQTDASGSKMKLDDAAKEAEFTFTATNFTASEGGQSQTGTYTFDQAAKTLTLTPQGGSTANTFKVEKLTSDKLSLSGTSGAMYVLKAK; translated from the coding sequence ATGAACCTATCAACAGTTTCTTTCCGAGCTTACTTTACCTCGCTACTGAGTGCGCTTGCCGTTTTGTTCGTTGTTTCGTCTTGCGGTGGCGGCGACAAAGGCAAGGTAGAAGATGCAGCTACCTTGTATGGCTCAGGTAGTAAAACATGGGTAACTGATAAGCAGACAGATGCTTCGGGCAGCAAAATGAAGCTAGATGATGCTGCCAAAGAAGCAGAGTTTACTTTTACCGCCACCAATTTTACCGCTAGCGAAGGCGGCCAAAGCCAGACCGGAACCTACACGTTTGACCAAGCTGCCAAGACCTTGACGCTTACGCCCCAAGGTGGCTCGACAGCCAATACCTTTAAAGTAGAGAAGCTGACCAGCGACAAGCTATCGCTGTCGGGCACCAGCGGCGCCATGTACGTGCTGAAGGCTAAATAA